In Arachis hypogaea cultivar Tifrunner chromosome 2, arahy.Tifrunner.gnm2.J5K5, whole genome shotgun sequence, a genomic segment contains:
- the LOC112742987 gene encoding protein NRT1/ PTR FAMILY 5.2 isoform X2 translates to MSVNMEEGRVVMSSSSEYTQDGSVDLKGNPVLKSKRGRWKACSFVVVYEIFERMAYYGISSNLILYLTKKLHQGTVTASNNVTNWVGTIWITPIFGAYIADAHLGRYWTFLVASIIYLLGMSVLTLSVSLPSLKPPQCHEADVTKCQKASTLHLAVFYGALYTLALGTGGTKPNISTIGADQFDDFDPKEKSHKLSFFNWWMFSIFIGTLFANTVLVYIQDNVGWTLGYGLPTLGLALSIMIFFAGTPFYRHKLPSGSPFTRMAKVIVASIRKWNVIVPSDPKDLYELDLEEYAKNAKVRIDSTPTLRFLNKACVNTGSSHNAWMLCPVTQVEETKQMLRMIPILVSTFVPSTMVAQINTLFVKQGTTLDRAIGRSFSIPPASLGAFVTLSMLICVVIYDRFFVKIMQKLTHNPRGITLLQRMGIGLVIHIVIMVIAFLTERYRLSVAKEHGLVQNGGQVPLSIFILLPQFVLMGTADAFLEVAKIEFFYDQAPESMKSLGTSYSMTSLGIGNFLSTFVLSTVSHITKEHSSEHKGWILNNLNASHLDYYYALLAVLNFLNLIFFLVVVKFYVYRAEVSDSIKHLTEELKEKKAVVSNQVIPRD, encoded by the exons ATGAGTGTTAATATGGAAGAGGGTAGAGTAGTGATGAGTAGTAGTAGTGAGTATACACAAGATGGTAGTGTAGATCTTAAAGGAAACCCTGTTCTCAAATCCAAAAGGGGTCGCTGGAAAGCTTGCTCTTTTGTTGTCg TATACGAGATATTCGAAAGGATGGCATATTATGGAATATCATCAAATCTGATATTGTATCTGACAAAGAAGCTTCATCAAGGAACTGTTACAGCTTCGAATAATGTAACAAACTGGGTTGGCACCATTTGGATTACTCCCATATTTGGTGCCTACATTGCCGATGCTCATCTTGGTCGCTATTGGACCTTTCTCGTTGCCTCTATCATCTATCTCTTG GGTATGTCTGTACTGACATTGTCAGTTTCCCTTCCGAGCCTAAAACCACCTCAATGCCATGAAGCTGATGTAACAAAGTGCCAAAAGGCCTCAACACTTCACCTAGCTGTATTCTATGGTGCACTTTACACTCTAGCATTGGGAACAGGTGGGACCAAACCCAACATTTCCACCATAGGTGCTGACCAATTTGATGACTTTGATCCAAAAGAAAAGAGCCACAAACTCTCCTTCTTCAATTGGTGGATGTTCAGCATCTTCATTGGGACCCTCTTTGCAAACACTGTCCTTGTGTATATACAAGATAATGTAGGGTGGACTTTAGGGTATGGTCTTCCAACTCTTGGCCTTGCATTAtcaattatgatattttttgcaGGGACACCCTTCTATAGACACAAATTGCCTTCAGGGAGTCCCTTCACTAGAATGGCCAAGGTCATTGTGGCTTCTATAAGGAAATGGAATGTCATTGTTCCTAGTGACCCTAAAGACCTATATGAGCTTGATTTAGAAGAGTATGCAAAGAATGCGAAAGTCAGAATTGACTCAACTCCAACATTGAG GTTCCTGAACAAAGCATGTGTGAATACTGGTTCAAGTCATAATGCATGGATGCTATGCCCTGTTACACAAGTGGAGGAGACAAAACAAATGCTTAGAATGATCCCAATCTTAGTATCCACATTTGTCCCTAGCACAATGGTTGCTCAAATCAACACCCTTTTTGTGAAACAAGGAACAACACTTGATAGAGCCATTGGAAGAAGCTTCAGTATCCCCCCAGCAAGTTTAGGTGCATTTGTGACACTCTCAATGCTCATATGTGTTGTGATCTATGACCGTTTCTTTGTGAAGATTATGCAAAAGTTAACCCACAATCCAAGAGGAATTACCCTTCTTCAAAGAATGGGAATTGGACTGGTAATTCACATTGTGATTATGGTAATTGCATTTTTAACTGAAAGGTATAGGCTTAGTGTTGCAAAAGAACATGGGTTGGTCCAAAATGGAGGACAAGTTCCACTAAGCATATTCATATTGCTACCTCAATTTGTGCTTATGGGAACTGCTGATGCATTTTTAGAGGTTGCAAAGATTGAGTTTTTTTATGATCAAGCACCAGAGAGCATGAAGAGTTTAGGCACTTCTTATTCCATGACATCCTTAGGAATTGGGAATTTCCTTAGCACTTTTGTTCTCTCAACAGTTTCACACATCACCAAGGAACATAGCAGTGAACACAAAGGCTGGATTTTGAACAACTTGAATGCTTCCCATCTTGATTATTATTATGCACTTCTTGCAGTGCTCAACTTCTTGAACTTGATCTTTTTCTTGGTTGTTGTAAAGTTCTATGTCTACAGAGCTGAAGTTTCTGATTCCATAAAACATCTTACCGAAGAATTGAAGGAAAAGAAAGCTGTTGTGTCAAACCAAGTCATACCAAGAGATTAA
- the LOC112723826 gene encoding dehydrodolichyl diphosphate synthase CPT3-like: protein MHKDTGGITSNLLGVLSSCLRRCIFGILSMGPVPHHIAFIMDGNRRFAKKSNLAEGIGHKAGFSSLISMLRYCYELGVKYVTVYAFSIDNFKRKPKEVQSLMELMREKIEELLQDESIINEYDVKLHFIGNLQLLAEPVRISMEKAMKVTAHNKQRVLLVCVALTTSFFGAIPFILFNLSLYINKII, encoded by the coding sequence ATGCACAAAGATACTGGAGGTATTACAAGCAACCTGCTTGGAGTTTTATCCAGCTGTCTTAGGAGATGCATATTCGGCATATTATCTATGGGTCCTGTGCCACATCATATTGCTTTTATCATGGATGGGAATCGAAGGTTTGCAAAGAAGAGTAACTTGGCTGAAGGGATTGGTCATAAGGCTGGATTTTCATCTCTCATTTCCATGCTTAGGTATTGTTATGAATTAGGAGTGAAGTATGTAACTGTCTATGCATTCAGCATCGATAACTTCAAAAGAAAGCCCAAAGAGGTGCAATCATTGATGGAATTGATGCGAGAAAAGATTGAGGAGTTGCTTCAAGATGAAAGCATTATCAATGAATACGATGTTAAACTACATTTTATTGGAAACTTGCAGTTATTGGCTGAACCTGTGAGAATTTCAATGGAAAAGGCAATGAAGGTCACTGCCCACAACAAACAGAGAGTATTGTTAGTTTGTGTAGCCTTAACTACCTCATTTTTTGGTGCCATTCcttttatactatttaacttgagtttgtatattaataagattatatga
- the LOC112742987 gene encoding protein NRT1/ PTR FAMILY 5.2 isoform X1 — MSVNMEEGRVVMSSSSEYTQDGSVDLKGNPVLKSKRGRWKACSFVVVYEIFERMAYYGISSNLILYLTKKLHQGTVTASNNVTNWVGTIWITPIFGAYIADAHLGRYWTFLVASIIYLLQGMSVLTLSVSLPSLKPPQCHEADVTKCQKASTLHLAVFYGALYTLALGTGGTKPNISTIGADQFDDFDPKEKSHKLSFFNWWMFSIFIGTLFANTVLVYIQDNVGWTLGYGLPTLGLALSIMIFFAGTPFYRHKLPSGSPFTRMAKVIVASIRKWNVIVPSDPKDLYELDLEEYAKNAKVRIDSTPTLRFLNKACVNTGSSHNAWMLCPVTQVEETKQMLRMIPILVSTFVPSTMVAQINTLFVKQGTTLDRAIGRSFSIPPASLGAFVTLSMLICVVIYDRFFVKIMQKLTHNPRGITLLQRMGIGLVIHIVIMVIAFLTERYRLSVAKEHGLVQNGGQVPLSIFILLPQFVLMGTADAFLEVAKIEFFYDQAPESMKSLGTSYSMTSLGIGNFLSTFVLSTVSHITKEHSSEHKGWILNNLNASHLDYYYALLAVLNFLNLIFFLVVVKFYVYRAEVSDSIKHLTEELKEKKAVVSNQVIPRD; from the exons ATGAGTGTTAATATGGAAGAGGGTAGAGTAGTGATGAGTAGTAGTAGTGAGTATACACAAGATGGTAGTGTAGATCTTAAAGGAAACCCTGTTCTCAAATCCAAAAGGGGTCGCTGGAAAGCTTGCTCTTTTGTTGTCg TATACGAGATATTCGAAAGGATGGCATATTATGGAATATCATCAAATCTGATATTGTATCTGACAAAGAAGCTTCATCAAGGAACTGTTACAGCTTCGAATAATGTAACAAACTGGGTTGGCACCATTTGGATTACTCCCATATTTGGTGCCTACATTGCCGATGCTCATCTTGGTCGCTATTGGACCTTTCTCGTTGCCTCTATCATCTATCTCTTG CAGGGTATGTCTGTACTGACATTGTCAGTTTCCCTTCCGAGCCTAAAACCACCTCAATGCCATGAAGCTGATGTAACAAAGTGCCAAAAGGCCTCAACACTTCACCTAGCTGTATTCTATGGTGCACTTTACACTCTAGCATTGGGAACAGGTGGGACCAAACCCAACATTTCCACCATAGGTGCTGACCAATTTGATGACTTTGATCCAAAAGAAAAGAGCCACAAACTCTCCTTCTTCAATTGGTGGATGTTCAGCATCTTCATTGGGACCCTCTTTGCAAACACTGTCCTTGTGTATATACAAGATAATGTAGGGTGGACTTTAGGGTATGGTCTTCCAACTCTTGGCCTTGCATTAtcaattatgatattttttgcaGGGACACCCTTCTATAGACACAAATTGCCTTCAGGGAGTCCCTTCACTAGAATGGCCAAGGTCATTGTGGCTTCTATAAGGAAATGGAATGTCATTGTTCCTAGTGACCCTAAAGACCTATATGAGCTTGATTTAGAAGAGTATGCAAAGAATGCGAAAGTCAGAATTGACTCAACTCCAACATTGAG GTTCCTGAACAAAGCATGTGTGAATACTGGTTCAAGTCATAATGCATGGATGCTATGCCCTGTTACACAAGTGGAGGAGACAAAACAAATGCTTAGAATGATCCCAATCTTAGTATCCACATTTGTCCCTAGCACAATGGTTGCTCAAATCAACACCCTTTTTGTGAAACAAGGAACAACACTTGATAGAGCCATTGGAAGAAGCTTCAGTATCCCCCCAGCAAGTTTAGGTGCATTTGTGACACTCTCAATGCTCATATGTGTTGTGATCTATGACCGTTTCTTTGTGAAGATTATGCAAAAGTTAACCCACAATCCAAGAGGAATTACCCTTCTTCAAAGAATGGGAATTGGACTGGTAATTCACATTGTGATTATGGTAATTGCATTTTTAACTGAAAGGTATAGGCTTAGTGTTGCAAAAGAACATGGGTTGGTCCAAAATGGAGGACAAGTTCCACTAAGCATATTCATATTGCTACCTCAATTTGTGCTTATGGGAACTGCTGATGCATTTTTAGAGGTTGCAAAGATTGAGTTTTTTTATGATCAAGCACCAGAGAGCATGAAGAGTTTAGGCACTTCTTATTCCATGACATCCTTAGGAATTGGGAATTTCCTTAGCACTTTTGTTCTCTCAACAGTTTCACACATCACCAAGGAACATAGCAGTGAACACAAAGGCTGGATTTTGAACAACTTGAATGCTTCCCATCTTGATTATTATTATGCACTTCTTGCAGTGCTCAACTTCTTGAACTTGATCTTTTTCTTGGTTGTTGTAAAGTTCTATGTCTACAGAGCTGAAGTTTCTGATTCCATAAAACATCTTACCGAAGAATTGAAGGAAAAGAAAGCTGTTGTGTCAAACCAAGTCATACCAAGAGATTAA